A part of Timaviella obliquedivisa GSE-PSE-MK23-08B genomic DNA contains:
- a CDS encoding ASCH domain-containing protein produces the protein MKVLTLWQPWASLVACGTKRIETRRWGTEYRGLVAIHAAKRQVENEVIEAIYTSLQHSTDQQKTLSKKLSEPLPLGQVVAIANLTDCLYMIDPKDPRHTQHRWIDIEAQTPLERAVGNWQHGRYAWIFSDVLKLAHPVDFRGKQRLTALPTEIVELIENTNGFSKGNKS, from the coding sequence ATGAAAGTTTTAACGCTCTGGCAGCCCTGGGCTTCTTTAGTTGCCTGTGGTACGAAAAGGATTGAAACCCGTAGGTGGGGGACAGAGTATAGAGGTTTAGTTGCCATTCATGCAGCTAAGCGCCAAGTGGAAAATGAAGTGATTGAAGCGATTTATACCTCACTTCAACATTCAACCGATCAACAAAAAACATTGAGCAAGAAACTCTCTGAGCCATTGCCGCTAGGTCAAGTGGTGGCGATCGCTAACCTCACTGACTGCCTATACATGATCGACCCAAAAGACCCGCGCCACACACAACACCGATGGATTGACATAGAGGCGCAAACCCCACTTGAGCGAGCTGTAGGGAATTGGCAGCACGGGCGATATGCCTGGATATTCAGCGACGTTCTCAAGCTTGCTCACCCTGTTGATTTTAGAGGAAAGCAGAGGTTGACAGCATTGCCAACTGAGATCGTTGAATTAATCGAAAACACGAACGGATTTTCTAAAGGAAACAAATCATGA
- a CDS encoding alpha-ketoglutarate-dependent dioxygenase AlkB, whose amino-acid sequence MANKTKSAIGQLDLIPRQIAVLASGVIHLPNFLLLSEQSELVVALRKWTEGGWYTPAMPNGVSMVHPLACLGYRWKPYGYFAARSPLPGELINLAVLALTQARSEEYLPYFPQTAIVNFFPVGASLGMHQDRSEAEELIQQGRPIVTLSLGDSAIFRLGNINDKGLPWQDIELRSGDALIMAGYSRLAYHGVMKILPGTAPADLDMKTGRISVTLREVHS is encoded by the coding sequence ATGGCAAATAAAACGAAATCTGCAATAGGACAGCTTGATCTGATTCCTCGCCAAATCGCTGTTCTTGCTTCTGGCGTTATCCATCTCCCTAATTTTTTGCTGTTGAGTGAGCAGAGTGAGCTAGTTGTAGCACTACGAAAATGGACAGAGGGTGGATGGTATACCCCAGCAATGCCCAACGGTGTGTCAATGGTGCATCCCCTTGCCTGCCTGGGCTATCGCTGGAAGCCCTATGGATATTTTGCAGCCCGATCGCCTCTCCCCGGTGAGCTAATTAATTTAGCAGTGCTAGCACTGACGCAGGCTCGATCGGAGGAGTATTTACCTTATTTCCCGCAGACCGCGATCGTGAACTTCTTTCCTGTTGGTGCATCCCTCGGAATGCACCAGGACCGGAGTGAGGCAGAAGAATTAATTCAGCAAGGAAGACCGATCGTCACATTGAGCTTGGGGGATTCGGCGATCTTTCGGCTGGGCAATATCAACGACAAAGGACTGCCTTGGCAAGATATTGAACTGCGATCGGGTGATGCGCTGATTATGGCTGGGTATAGTCGCCTTGCCTACCACGGCGTGATGAAGATTCTGCCAGGAACTGCTCCGGCAGATTTAGACATGAAAACCGGACGAATTAGCGTGACGTTGCGAGAGGTGCATTCATGA
- a CDS encoding ribbon-helix-helix domain-containing protein, whose protein sequence is MSGRISTSVRLPEKDLWFIDATSRALGYKNRGDALFAGYLSFLEEEHGDNAMIRAALKARRAKVQPAQTNAA, encoded by the coding sequence ATGAGTGGCAGAATTTCTACCTCTGTTCGGCTCCCCGAAAAGGATTTGTGGTTCATCGACGCGACTTCACGTGCTCTTGGATACAAGAACCGAGGCGATGCACTATTCGCAGGCTACCTCAGCTTCTTAGAAGAAGAACACGGGGATAACGCCATGATCCGAGCAGCCCTCAAGGCTCGGAGAGCCAAAGTTCAACCTGCTCAAACCAACGCAGCTTAA
- the rpsU gene encoding 30S ribosomal protein S21, giving the protein MAQIILGENEGIESALRRFKRKVSRAGIFPDMRKYRHFETPIEKRKRKAMARSKQRRKHFSS; this is encoded by the coding sequence ATGGCTCAAATTATTCTCGGTGAAAATGAAGGGATTGAGTCAGCACTCCGTCGTTTCAAGCGTAAGGTTTCTAGGGCGGGAATTTTTCCTGATATGAGGAAATATCGCCATTTTGAAACCCCAATTGAGAAGCGTAAGCGTAAGGCAATGGCACGCAGCAAGCAACGCCGGAAGCATTTTAGTAGTTGA
- a CDS encoding RNA-binding protein yields MSIYVGNLSFEATQDDLTQVFAEYGTVKRVQLPTDRETGRMRGFAFVEMSTDAEETAAIEALDGAEWMGRDLKVNKAKPREERGSSGGSWGGGGGGGGGNRGGGGGGGGSRRY; encoded by the coding sequence ATGTCGATTTATGTCGGTAACCTATCCTTTGAAGCAACACAGGATGACCTGACTCAAGTATTCGCTGAGTACGGAACCGTCAAGCGCGTTCAACTGCCCACCGATCGAGAAACAGGTCGGATGCGTGGCTTTGCATTTGTGGAAATGAGCACAGATGCTGAAGAAACTGCTGCTATTGAAGCGTTAGATGGTGCTGAATGGATGGGTCGTGACCTTAAGGTCAACAAAGCTAAGCCTCGTGAAGAGCGCGGTTCCTCTGGCGGAAGCTGGGGTGGCGGCGGTGGCGGTGGCGGTGGCAACCGCGGTGGCGGTGGCGGTGGCGGCGGCTCTCGCCGTTACTAA
- a CDS encoding AMP-binding protein yields the protein MSASEREMQPTLVDILRDRALRQPEQVAYTFLTDGETQAVSLTYRALARRVGAIAARLSDCCRGGDRALLLYPPGLDYVAAFLGCLSAGVVAVPAYPPRPNRSLNRLLHLVEDAEASVMLTTPEILAQLKQLPELQGLKGLAEEDWGEGELPDLALGKLAFLQYTSGSTDEPKGVMVSHDNLLHNLAAIQERFGYSDESCGVIWLPPYHDMGLIGGVLQPLYGGFPVVLMSPLMFMQSPVRWLRAIASYSATTSGGPSFAYEQCVQKIKPEQISDLDLSQWQVAFNGAEPIQAEILDQFAELLQPCGFRQEAFFPCYGLAEATLMVTGKVKGTPGAVKHLQKSALERHEAIAFNPQGMTGAAQTDGCQADCSQADCSQADCSQADYCQVVSCGQGLSDQELQIVHPETLQVLPDGQVGEIWVAGTSVAMGYWNREEETSKTFRMTLLNSKGLNNGGKSFLRTGDLGFLEGNELFVTGRLKDLLIIRGMNYYPQDIEKIVKNCHPSVSLNSGAAFTVRVEGVEQLVVMQEVNRTALNGLNANEVVGSIRQAISEHYDLQVYDVVLLKPGKIPRTSSGKIQRFVCRTSFMGGTLEGVCYWTNSTSQEEAREVRSQLETTKFEQPTELEIQDWLSHNLAIYLKVHPDEIDTSQPFAYYGLDSSVAVSLTGDLANWLHLKKLDPMLFWEYPNIEALAQHLVSIHL from the coding sequence ATGAGTGCTTCTGAGCGGGAGATGCAGCCAACTTTAGTCGATATCTTGCGCGATCGGGCGCTTCGTCAGCCAGAGCAGGTTGCTTATACGTTTTTGACAGATGGGGAAACTCAAGCCGTCAGTTTAACTTATAGGGCTTTAGCTCGTCGTGTAGGAGCGATCGCGGCGCGGTTGTCGGATTGCTGTCGAGGGGGCGATCGGGCATTGCTGCTGTATCCGCCTGGATTAGATTATGTCGCGGCTTTCTTAGGCTGTTTAAGTGCTGGAGTCGTTGCAGTTCCAGCTTATCCTCCTCGTCCAAACCGCTCTCTCAATCGGTTGCTGCATCTAGTAGAGGATGCTGAAGCGTCGGTGATGTTAACTACGCCTGAGATTTTGGCACAGTTAAAGCAATTACCAGAACTACAAGGCTTGAAAGGGTTAGCTGAAGAGGATTGGGGCGAGGGAGAACTACCGGATTTAGCATTAGGAAAGTTGGCGTTTTTGCAATATACCTCAGGTTCGACCGATGAGCCCAAAGGAGTAATGGTTTCGCATGACAATTTGCTGCACAATCTGGCGGCAATTCAAGAGCGATTTGGATATTCGGATGAGAGTTGTGGAGTCATTTGGCTGCCTCCTTATCACGATATGGGGTTGATTGGTGGCGTATTGCAACCGCTGTATGGCGGATTCCCAGTCGTGTTAATGTCGCCACTCATGTTTATGCAAAGCCCAGTCCGATGGCTGCGAGCGATCGCTTCCTACAGTGCAACCACAAGCGGAGGGCCAAGTTTTGCCTACGAGCAGTGCGTCCAAAAAATCAAGCCGGAGCAGATATCGGATTTAGACTTGAGCCAATGGCAGGTTGCATTCAATGGGGCTGAACCAATCCAGGCTGAGATATTAGATCAGTTTGCAGAGTTGCTCCAGCCCTGCGGCTTTCGGCAAGAGGCATTTTTTCCTTGTTATGGACTGGCGGAGGCAACCTTGATGGTGACGGGAAAAGTCAAGGGAACGCCAGGAGCAGTCAAGCATCTACAAAAGTCAGCATTAGAAAGACATGAGGCGATCGCTTTCAACCCGCAAGGAATGACAGGAGCGGCTCAAACTGATGGTTGTCAAGCTGATTGTAGTCAAGCTGATTGTAGTCAAGCTGATTGTAGTCAAGCTGATTATTGTCAGGTCGTTAGCTGTGGACAAGGCTTATCAGATCAGGAACTGCAAATCGTCCATCCCGAAACATTGCAGGTTTTACCAGATGGACAAGTGGGAGAAATTTGGGTAGCGGGAACAAGTGTAGCGATGGGGTATTGGAACCGGGAGGAAGAGACAAGCAAAACATTTAGGATGACTTTATTAAACAGTAAAGGATTAAACAATGGAGGGAAATCCTTCCTAAGGACAGGAGACTTAGGCTTTTTAGAGGGGAATGAATTATTTGTAACAGGTCGATTGAAAGATCTGCTAATTATCCGAGGAATGAATTATTATCCCCAGGATATCGAAAAAATTGTTAAGAATTGTCACCCATCAGTTTCCCTTAACTCTGGTGCAGCGTTTACGGTAAGAGTAGAAGGAGTTGAGCAACTTGTGGTGATGCAGGAGGTCAATCGGACGGCACTGAATGGTTTGAATGCGAATGAAGTCGTGGGATCAATTCGCCAAGCAATCTCAGAACATTATGATTTGCAGGTGTATGATGTCGTTTTGCTGAAGCCCGGAAAGATTCCCAGAACATCCAGCGGAAAAATTCAACGGTTTGTTTGTCGAACGAGTTTTATGGGTGGAACGCTTGAGGGAGTTTGTTATTGGACAAATTCTACCTCTCAGGAAGAGGCAAGGGAGGTGCGATCGCAGCTTGAAACGACAAAGTTTGAGCAACCAACCGAGCTAGAAATCCAGGATTGGTTGAGCCATAATCTAGCAATCTACCTAAAAGTGCACCCCGACGAAATTGATACTAGTCAGCCGTTTGCTTACTATGGGCTGGATTCGTCGGTTGCCGTTAGCCTGACAGGCGACTTAGCCAATTGGTTACATTTAAAAAAACTCGACCCCATGCTCTTTTGGGAGTATCCTAATATAGAGGCATTAGCTCAGCATCTGGTTAGCATCCATTTGTAG
- a CDS encoding glycosyltransferase, protein MKIAILSSGFLPVVDGVTVAQMNRLRWLSRWGHEVLLFCPDYQSIEKVYPNWREFTGQILPGVRIVNLASTPYMGIEFERNVSSKSYETVLRELVSFQPDVIHVDEPERLANGLLRFPGIKFAKKIGIPCVSFFHTNFVEYAEDFLKVPMPILRGLQFILRRLFAWVYNAYDVTLVGSQDAYEKVTQMGIRNGLRGNFLGVDLERFKGELQEQNFFEKQYGLENLAEKVKLVFVGRLTPDKGWKFAMNALEKMARQQDMSQIAILIAGEGEMRAEIAERLGKLAHFLGRIPPDDIPALLANCDVLVTASEKETRGLTILEGFATRLPAIAPHAGGVTDSIQDGVNGFLFAPGNVDDFAKKLNHLINDSDLRREMGRKGKESVQAYDWEQTIGNLVKAWEQEITRKRL, encoded by the coding sequence ATGAAAATTGCGATTTTGAGTTCTGGGTTTTTGCCCGTAGTCGATGGAGTAACAGTGGCTCAAATGAATCGGCTACGGTGGTTGAGTCGATGGGGACACGAAGTGCTGTTATTTTGTCCTGATTACCAGTCTATTGAAAAGGTGTATCCAAATTGGCGGGAGTTCACGGGGCAAATTTTGCCAGGGGTGAGGATTGTGAACTTAGCAAGTACGCCCTACATGGGAATTGAGTTTGAACGAAATGTTAGCTCGAAATCTTATGAAACAGTGCTTCGAGAGCTAGTCTCGTTTCAGCCAGATGTCATTCATGTCGATGAGCCGGAGCGATTGGCGAATGGTTTACTCCGGTTCCCAGGCATAAAATTTGCTAAGAAGATAGGGATTCCTTGCGTAAGTTTTTTCCATACTAATTTTGTGGAATATGCAGAGGACTTTTTGAAGGTGCCAATGCCAATATTGCGCGGGTTGCAATTTATTTTGAGGCGGCTGTTTGCCTGGGTGTATAACGCCTATGATGTGACGCTGGTAGGAAGTCAGGATGCGTACGAAAAGGTAACGCAGATGGGAATTAGAAATGGATTGCGGGGGAATTTTTTGGGAGTTGATTTAGAGAGGTTTAAGGGGGAATTGCAGGAACAAAATTTTTTCGAGAAGCAATATGGATTAGAGAATTTAGCAGAAAAGGTGAAGTTGGTGTTTGTGGGACGGTTAACGCCAGATAAGGGTTGGAAGTTTGCAATGAACGCTCTGGAGAAGATGGCGCGACAGCAAGACATGAGTCAGATCGCGATTTTAATCGCAGGAGAGGGAGAGATGCGCGCTGAAATTGCGGAGCGGTTAGGGAAATTGGCACATTTCTTAGGACGGATTCCCCCAGACGATATCCCGGCTTTGTTGGCAAATTGTGATGTACTGGTCACGGCTTCGGAGAAGGAAACGCGAGGACTGACCATTCTGGAAGGGTTTGCAACAAGACTTCCGGCGATCGCGCCTCATGCAGGGGGAGTCACTGACAGTATTCAAGATGGTGTTAATGGATTTTTATTTGCTCCAGGCAATGTAGATGATTTTGCCAAGAAGTTGAATCACCTAATTAACGATTCTGATCTGCGTCGGGAAATGGGAAGGAAGGGAAAAGAATCAGTGCAGGCATACGATTGGGAGCAAACCATAGGGAATTTGGTGAAAGCTTGGGAGCAAGAGATCACGCGGAAGCGGCTCTAG